From the Chelonoidis abingdonii isolate Lonesome George chromosome 12, CheloAbing_2.0, whole genome shotgun sequence genome, one window contains:
- the LOC116829183 gene encoding C-type lectin domain family 2 member B-like isoform X1 codes for MAEETGEATSDTSGGVTGLMLAGHGPVEERGRNVDFSLKCIKDKRIPIIVTVVITALIITIIALAAKKPPPCPDCPPHITAACPNSWVGYQRKCCYFSETKDNWNNSQSNCSSLNASLASIDAQPELDFMLCCSGIPYHWIGLWREQSKGQPWKWTNGTIFNNLFQVRGEGQCAYLDENGVSSSRCYSERHFICKRLDECSRRKPSAAGGDRSLKGAWYVCR; via the exons ATGGCAGAAGAGACCGGTGAAGCAACAAGCGATACCA GTGGAGGGGTGACTGGCCTAATGCTGGCAGGTCACGGACcggtggaagaaaggggaagaaatgttg atttcaGCCTAAAATGCATTAAAGATAAACGGATCCCAATTATCGTTACTGTCGTCATCACAGCTTTGATCATCACCATAATTGCACTGGCAG CCAAGaagcctcccccctgcccagacTGCCCACCCCACATCACTGCTGCGTGCCCGAACAGCTGGGTGGGATACCAAAGGAAATGCTGCTACTTCTCAGAGACTAAAGACAACTGGAACAACAGCCAGAGCAACTGCTCTTCCCTCAATGCCTCCCTGGCTTCCATTGATGCCCAGCCGGAGCTG GATTTCATGCTGTGCTGTAGTGGGATCCCTTACCACTGGATTGGCCTCTGGAGGGAACAAAGCAAGGGCCAGCCCTGGAAGTGGACCAACGGTACCATATTCAACAACCT GTTTCAGGTCAGAGGGGAAGGGCAGTGCGCCTACCTGGATGAAAATGGGGTCAGCAGTTCCAGGTGCTACTCAGAGAGACATTTCATCTGCAAGCGGCTGGACGAGTGCTCTAGAAGGAAGCCCAGTGCCGCAGGAGGGGACAGATCACTTAAAGG AGCTTGGTATGTGTGCCGGTGA
- the LOC116829183 gene encoding C-type lectin domain family 2 member B-like isoform X2 gives MAEESAEATNDISGGVTGLMLAGHGPVEERGRNVDFSLKCIKDKRIPIIVTVVITALIITIIALAAKKPPPCPDCPPHITAACPNSWVGYQRKCCYFSETKDNWNNSQSNCSSLNASLASIDAQPELDFMLCCSGIPYHWIGLWREQSKGQPWKWTNGTIFNNLFQVRGEGQCAYLDENGVSSSRCYSERHFICKRLDECSRRKPSAAGGDRSLKGAWYVCR, from the exons GTGGAGGGGTGACTGGCCTAATGCTGGCAGGTCACGGACcggtggaagaaaggggaagaaatgttg atttcaGCCTAAAATGCATTAAAGATAAACGGATCCCAATTATCGTTACTGTCGTCATCACAGCTTTGATCATCACCATAATTGCACTGGCAG CCAAGaagcctcccccctgcccagacTGCCCACCCCACATCACTGCTGCGTGCCCGAACAGCTGGGTGGGATACCAAAGGAAATGCTGCTACTTCTCAGAGACTAAAGACAACTGGAACAACAGCCAGAGCAACTGCTCTTCCCTCAATGCCTCCCTGGCTTCCATTGATGCCCAGCCGGAGCTG GATTTCATGCTGTGCTGTAGTGGGATCCCTTACCACTGGATTGGCCTCTGGAGGGAACAAAGCAAGGGCCAGCCCTGGAAGTGGACCAACGGTACCATATTCAACAACCT GTTTCAGGTCAGAGGGGAAGGGCAGTGCGCCTACCTGGATGAAAATGGGGTCAGCAGTTCCAGGTGCTACTCAGAGAGACATTTCATCTGCAAGCGGCTGGACGAGTGCTCTAGAAGGAAGCCCAGTGCCGCAGGAGGGGACAGATCACTTAAAGG AGCTTGGTATGTGTGCCGGTGA